A single region of the Epinephelus moara isolate mb chromosome 14, YSFRI_EMoa_1.0, whole genome shotgun sequence genome encodes:
- the brms1la gene encoding breast cancer metastasis-suppressor 1-like protein-A has translation MPGHRDREKKESTAEEMEVEEHEQDASSSEEEDSDTSSVSEDGDSSEMDEEDCERRRMECLDEMSNLEKQFTDLKDQLYRERLSQVNSKLAEVEAGRAAEYLEPLAVLLENMQVRTKVAGIYRELCLESVKNKYECEIQAACQHWESEKLLLFDTVQSELEEKIRRLEEDRHSIDITSELWNDELSGRKKRRDALSPDKKRRRPSVVSGPYIVYMLPDLDILEDWTAIRKAVATLGPHRGKADSDSPVFPFRPDRSRPILNC, from the exons ATGCCGGGGCACCGTGATCGGGAGAAGAAGGAGAGCACAGCAGAGGAGATGGAGGTGGAAGAGCACGAGCAAGACGCGTCCAGCTCAGAGGAGGAAGATTCTGacacctcctctgtctctgaggATGGAGACAGCTCTG AAATGGATGAGGAGGACTGTGAGCGGAGGAGGATGGAGTGTCTCGATGAAATGTCCAACCTGGAGAAACAGTTCACAGATCTCAAAGACCA GCTGTATCGTGAGCGTCTTAGTCAGGTGAACAGCAAGCTGGCAGAGGTGGAGGCTGGGCGGGCAGCAGAATATCTGGAGCCTCTGGCTGTACTGCTAGAGAACATGCAGGTCCGCACCAAAGTGGCAG GTATCTACAGAGAGTTGTGTCTGGAGTCTGTGAAGAACAAGTATGAGTGTGAGATCCAGGCAGCATGCCAGCACTGGgag AGTGAGAAGCTGCTGCTGTTCGACACAGTACAGAGTGAACTGGAGGAGAAAATTAGAAGACTGGAGGAAGACAGGCACAGCATAGATATTACATCAG AGTTGTGGAATGATGAGCTTTCaggaaggaagaagaggagagacgCTTTAAGTCCAGATAAGAAGAGGAGACGACCTTCAGTGGTGTCTG GCCCATATATTGTTTACATGCTACCTGACTTGGACATCCTGGAGGACTGGACAGCTATCAGAAAG GCTGTGGCTACTCTGGGTCCCCACAGAGGGAAGGCCGACTCTGACAGCCCTGTGTTCCCATTCAGACCAGACAGGAGCAGACCCATTCTTAACTGctga